A stretch of the Meles meles chromosome 19, mMelMel3.1 paternal haplotype, whole genome shotgun sequence genome encodes the following:
- the CAPNS1 gene encoding calpain small subunit 1, which produces MFLVNSFLKGGGGGGGGGLGGGLGNVIGGLISGAGGGGGGGGGGGGGGGGGGGGTAMRILGGVISAISEAAAQYNPEPPPPRTHYSNIEANESEEVRQFRRLFAQLAGDDMEVSATELMNILNKVVTRHPDLKTDGFGIDTCRSMVAVMDSDTTGKLGFQEFKYLWNNIKKWQAIYKQFDVDRSGTICSTELPGAFEAAGFHLNEHLYNMIIRRYSDEGGNMDFDNFISCLVRLDAMFRAFKSLDKDGTGQIQVNIQEWLQLTMYS; this is translated from the exons ATGTTCCTGGTTAACTCGTTCTTGAAgggaggcggcggcggaggaGGCGGGGGCCTGGGCGGGGGCCTGGGGAATGTGATCGGAGGCCTGATCAGCGGAGccggaggtggaggaggaggcggtggcggcggcggcggcggcggcggcggaggcggtGGCGGAACTGCCATGCGCATCCTGGGCGGGGTCATTAGTGCCATCAG TGAGGCAGCTGCACAGTACAACCCAGAGCCTCCG cctccACGCACCCATTACTCCAACATTGAGGCCAACGAGAGTGAGGAGGTCCGGCAGTTCCGGAGGCTCTTTGCCCAGCTGGCTGGAGAT GACATGGAAGTCAGTGCCACAGAACTCATGAACATTCTCAACAAGGTCGTAACCCGAC ACCCTGATCTGAAAACTGATGGCTTTGGCATTGACACGTGTCGCAGCATGGTGGCCGTGATGGAT AGTGACACCACCGGCAAGTTGGGATTCCAAGAATTCAAGTACTTATGGAACAACATTAAAAAGTGGCAG GCCATCTACAAACAGTTCGATGTTGACCGTTCAGGTACCATCTGCAGCACTGAACTCCCAGGGGCCTTTGAGGCAGCAG GGTTCCACCTGAATGAACATCTCTACAACATGATCATCCGACGCTACTCGGATGAAGGAGGGAACATGGATTTTGACAACTTCATCAGCTGCTTGGTCAGGCTGGACGCCATGTTCC GGGCCTTCAAATCTCTTGACAAGGATGGCACTGGACAAATTCAGGTGAACATCCAGGAG TGGCTGCAGCTGACGATGTATTCCTGA
- the LOC123931572 gene encoding cytochrome c oxidase subunit 7A1, mitochondrial has translation MRALRVSQALVRSFSSTTRNRFQNRVAEKQKLFQADNDLPVHLKGGGTDNILYRVTMGLCVGGTVYSLYCLGWASFPHQK, from the exons ATGAGGGCCCTGCGG GTCTCCCAGGCGCTGGTTCGCTCTTTCAGCTCAACTACCCGAAACCGCTTCCAGAACCGAGTGGCTGAGAAACAGAAACTCTTCCAG GCGGACAATGACCTCCCGGTGCACTTGAAGGGCGGGGGGACCGACAACATCCTGTACCGAGTGACCATGGGGCTCTGCGTAGGGG GCACTGTCTATAGCCTGTACTGCCTTGGCTGGGCCTCCTTCCCTCACCAGAAGTGA